Sequence from the Fusarium oxysporum Fo47 chromosome VI, complete sequence genome:
TGGTTGATGGCTACGATATGTCCTTTGTCACAGAGCAATGTCTAGAGAGAGGTGAGTGTCACGGTGGAGAATCCGTGAGCATGTATGCCTCCTCAGCTTATCAGTATATCTCCATCAAAGAACTCATGAATCTTAGTATTGACTGTTGCTATTTAGAGTGTCTGTAGTTGAATTGTCGTCTGGTTTGGGTTCGTTTCCGTGTTTATCATGATAAGCCTCATGACCGAGGTCGGACACGGACCGAACACGGATTCTTCCCGTGCCTTGACTGGGGTGACTCCGTCCCCCCCCGCTACAATCACCTGACGGCGGACTCGAATTCTGGCTCCCCGGCTTATTGTTTCTCAGCGGCCAGAATCCGAGTTGATGATAGTGGAATTGCACATTACATAAAGTCAGCCACTGGGCATAGTCTCAAATCATGTTCATAAAGACCCTCCTCATGACTCGTCAGTGCAATAACGGCTTAACCATTAACCTTGTCTAACCCTTGCAAACAtgtccatctccatctcgcCCTCTTTCATCCACTATCTCTTCTCAGCTGCTGGCCTTGCCGCGCTCGTATCCTTGCTAGCGAGGTATCTCTCACAATCCCGACCCCATAAAGATCCCGTCCCCGCATTTCTCAAGGACACCACTTCTACAGCACGAGCTTTGCCTGCTTCTTGGTACAGATCTCCAGAAGTATACGAGCTTGAACGACGGGCTATCTTTGCTAAGAAATGGATCCTCACAACGCACAAGCTCAGATTCACAGAGCCAGGCTCGTGGGTCAAGTTTGAGCAAGCAGGCTTCCAGTTCTTTCTTGTTAGGAATAAACAGGGACAGATCAATGGATTCCACAATATCTGTAGACATCGAGCTTTTCCTATCATGACTGAAGATAAGGGAAAGTCAAGTATCCTCTCTTGCAAATACCACGGTTGGTCATACGGTCTCAATGGCCAACTTGCAAAAGCTCCGGGATATGATGACATGAAAGGCTTCGATAAGACAAAGAACGGTCTTCTGCCTATCCACGTCCATGTTGATGCCAAAGGCTTCATCTGGGTCAATCTCGACTCTTCAAAAACGCCCGAGGACTTTTCAACTGAGTTCAAGAACATCGATCAAATGGCAAGACATGAGGGCTTCAATTTCGAGGACTATCACTTTGATCATACCTGGGGCATGAGCGGAGACTACAACTGGAAGACGTTGGCTGATAACTACAACGAATGTTATCACTGCAAGACCGCACATCCAGATGCAGCTGACGTTGCAGACCTATCGGCATATCGAGTCGATACCAAGGGCGGCAACATTGAGCACTTTGCTAATACGAAACCCGAGATGGAGGAACAAGGCCTCAGGATCGTGAGTAACTACTACTTCCCCAATGCTTGCATGACTGTCTCGTAAGTCCCCTTTTCATCCAGCCTTCTACAACTTCTAACATCATAGTCCCAACTTCTTCTACATGATGCGATGCGTTCCTACTTCCCCCGGCCACTGCTCCATGGAATACGAAGTCTACAGACACAAGAACGCCACCGACGAAGGTTTCCAAACCATCGACGCGATGTTCAAGAGGATCTTGGCTGAGGATAAATGGCTCTGCAATAACGCGCAAAAGAACCTTAACGCCGGCGTTTTTGTGAATGGTGAGATGCATCCTAAGATGGAGCAGGGACCACTTTACTTTCAGCATCGCGTTAGAGGTATTTTGAATGGGCATTATCAGTTGGAGAAGGCAGCTGGAAAGGAAATCAATCCAGCGCAGCATGTCCCTTCTGATGCTTCTCGAGGGACGGAGAGTGATATGGGATTTTGCTCAGGGTTGGCTTGCGGCAAGGATGCTGAACAATTGGCTTGGTAGACAAGCAGCGGCAACTTAAAGGTCATTTAGCAGGCATGTTACTGGAAGACTTTATGGGCGAATGTACAGGGATGTAGTAAACCCAAGGTAAAACAAATTGGAATCATCGTGTTACTGAACTCCATAACTAAAAGGCTAAACACAGACATGCGTCATAATCGTATACTCATCCCATATTTCATCCCAATCCAATTAGATCTTTCCAGAGTCAGAAGTAAAGTACTTGCTAATGTCATTGTCCTCACCACACTTCTGACACTTGTGAATAACAGGCTTGTTCGTTCCCACCTGAGGCGCAACAGCTCCAGTAATAGGCCTGTGTGACTCAGTATCACGATCAAGCTTACGCTCAGTCTCAGGCTCCTCGCGAATCTTGTCCTCAACAGGCTTCTCATCCTTATTGCGAGATAAAGCAGCAGCGGTACCAGCTCCGGCGGCGGCGGCTCCTAGACCAGCTGCCTTGGCGCCGAAGTgatcatccttcttctgaGATGCGGGCTGTTGGGTAGAGCGGCTGGTGGAGAGATCGTCATCGTAGGCGACGCCGGAGGGAGTGCCGGATGCGAGGGTGTTGTACTTTCCAGCGTTGGCGTTCTCTGCGAGGGTAGAGTGGTGAGAGCCGGTTGAGCGCTGGGAGTGCTCGGACTTTCGGGAGGGCTCGTGTCGAGAGCTGTCGAaagcagaggaggaagtACCGAAGCCAGCCCCGGTACCAGTAGTACCAGTAATTCCAGTAGTTCCGGTGGTACCAGT
This genomic interval carries:
- a CDS encoding Rieske [2Fe-2S] iron-sulfur domain-containing protein, yielding MSISISPSFIHYLFSAAGLAALVSLLARYLSQSRPHKDPVPAFLKDTTSTARALPASWYRSPEVYELERRAIFAKKWILTTHKLRFTEPGSWVKFEQAGFQFFLVRNKQGQINGFHNICRHRAFPIMTEDKGKSSILSCKYHGWSYGLNGQLAKAPGYDDMKGFDKTKNGLLPIHVHVDAKGFIWVNLDSSKTPEDFSTEFKNIDQMARHEGFNFEDYHFDHTWGMSGDYNWKTLADNYNECYHCKTAHPDAADVADLSAYRVDTKGGNIEHFANTKPEMEEQGLRIVSNYYFPNACMTVSPNFFYMMRCVPTSPGHCSMEYEVYRHKNATDEGFQTIDAMFKRILAEDKWLCNNAQKNLNAGVFVNGEMHPKMEQGPLYFQHRVRGILNGHYQLEKAAGKEINPAQHVPSDASRGTESDMGFCSGLACGK